Proteins from one Bartonella sp. HY328 genomic window:
- a CDS encoding DUF1674 domain-containing protein, translated as MTEKQQIINKDDNVAEEKALVQETLTPAAKRALAEAQERREQAALAAEKAKRELGGRGGHDPARYGDWEIKGRAIDF; from the coding sequence ATGACTGAAAAACAGCAAATAATCAATAAAGATGATAATGTAGCTGAGGAAAAGGCTTTGGTGCAAGAAACTTTAACACCAGCAGCAAAACGCGCTTTAGCCGAAGCACAAGAGCGCCGCGAGCAGGCAGCCCTTGCCGCTGAAAAGGCGAAGCGTGAGCTTGGTGGGCGCGGTGGCCATGATCCAGCACGCTATGGTGACTGGGAAATTAAAGGTCGTGCTATCGATTTTTGA
- a CDS encoding hemin ABC transporter substrate-binding protein, with amino-acid sequence MTKTHKTVTKNRILKTFMLAAFALAANSQPSLIQASEILINDNAKLVSIGWPVTETIIALGDKDRLVGVDKRSTFMKEGSDLTNIGAAATIDLAAIKKVDGQTVLALEGALNKDNLTSIESNKIPVLIIPDDHSEDGVIDKVSFIGHALNHEDKVNELIARIKNDFNKANSIKAELTTKKKVLFLLTVPSGDKEVGPIFMAGKNTPAHDIIVLSGGENAAANIESYVPLNKEQVTKMAPDLILSMSNDGFPTIETLLTQAPLQDTPAVKNKDLLRLDGLKLLGFGPDTGIIMQEIAQKLVDIQNR; translated from the coding sequence ATGACAAAAACACATAAGACTGTTACCAAAAACCGAATTTTAAAAACTTTTATGCTTGCGGCATTTGCACTGGCGGCGAATAGTCAACCGTCTTTAATACAAGCTAGCGAGATCTTGATTAATGATAATGCTAAATTAGTATCCATCGGTTGGCCCGTTACTGAGACCATTATTGCCCTTGGTGATAAAGATCGTTTAGTCGGTGTTGATAAACGCAGCACCTTTATGAAGGAAGGAAGCGATCTTACAAATATTGGCGCTGCCGCAACTATTGACCTTGCTGCAATTAAAAAAGTTGATGGCCAAACTGTCTTGGCTTTAGAGGGTGCTTTAAATAAGGATAATTTAACCTCTATTGAAAGCAACAAGATTCCAGTTCTTATTATTCCAGATGATCACAGTGAAGATGGCGTCATCGATAAAGTTAGTTTTATTGGCCATGCACTTAATCATGAAGATAAGGTCAATGAGTTAATTGCACGAATAAAAAACGACTTTAATAAAGCAAACAGTATAAAGGCTGAACTTACCACTAAGAAAAAAGTGCTTTTTCTTTTGACAGTACCTTCAGGCGACAAGGAAGTTGGTCCTATATTCATGGCTGGTAAAAACACTCCTGCCCATGACATTATTGTTCTTTCAGGCGGAGAAAATGCCGCCGCCAATATTGAATCCTATGTGCCTTTAAACAAAGAACAAGTGACTAAAATGGCGCCCGACCTTATTTTATCTATGAGCAATGATGGTTTCCCAACGATTGAAACATTGTTAACGCAAGCGCCATTGCAAGATACTCCGGCAGTTAAGAATAAAGATCTTTTGCGCTTAGATGGTTTAAAGCTACTTGGCTTTGGCCCTGATACTGGTATCATCATGCAGGAAATCGCCCAAAAATTGGTAGATATCCAAAATCGTTAA
- the htpX gene encoding zinc metalloprotease HtpX, with the protein MNIIRTAMLLAFMTALFMGVGYIIGGPRGMMIAFVIAAGLNLFSYWNSDKMVLRMYGAREVDARSNSEYYNIVTDLARKAGLPQPRVYIMENPQPNAFATGRNPQNAAVAATTGLLNSLTPEEIAGVMAHELAHVQNRDTLTMTITATIAGAISMLANFAFIFGGNRDSNGNSTNPLGMIGTIIVMFVAPFAAMLVQMAISRTREYAADRRGAEICGNPLWLASALNKIARGAHEVVNDEAEHNPATAHMFIINPLSGRGTDNLFSTHPNTENRIAKLREMAQEMGAQSNSTFDMRSNSPRQTMRKTVERPSWMKVKKDNKPRGPWS; encoded by the coding sequence ATGAACATTATTCGGACCGCCATGCTTTTAGCATTCATGACGGCCCTTTTCATGGGTGTAGGTTATATTATCGGTGGCCCAAGGGGCATGATGATTGCCTTTGTGATTGCGGCTGGCCTAAACCTGTTTTCCTACTGGAATTCAGATAAAATGGTGTTGCGCATGTATGGTGCCCGTGAGGTTGATGCCCGCTCAAACTCTGAATATTACAATATTGTCACCGATTTAGCTCGTAAAGCTGGCCTGCCACAACCACGCGTTTATATTATGGAAAATCCGCAACCCAATGCTTTTGCAACGGGTAGAAATCCACAAAATGCGGCAGTTGCAGCGACAACTGGACTGTTAAACAGCTTAACACCAGAAGAAATTGCTGGCGTCATGGCGCATGAGCTTGCCCATGTGCAAAATCGTGATACTTTAACCATGACAATTACCGCAACTATTGCCGGTGCTATTTCAATGCTCGCCAATTTTGCCTTTATTTTTGGTGGCAATCGCGATTCCAATGGCAATTCTACCAATCCACTTGGTATGATTGGTACGATTATTGTTATGTTTGTTGCGCCTTTTGCGGCAATGCTCGTACAAATGGCAATTAGCCGTACCCGTGAATATGCGGCTGACAGACGCGGCGCTGAAATTTGTGGCAATCCTTTATGGCTTGCATCAGCTTTAAACAAAATTGCTCGCGGCGCCCATGAAGTAGTCAATGACGAAGCCGAACATAATCCAGCAACCGCCCATATGTTTATTATCAACCCATTATCAGGTCGTGGAACAGATAATCTCTTCTCAACTCACCCTAATACTGAAAATCGTATTGCAAAATTGCGTGAAATGGCTCAAGAGATGGGAGCACAGTCAAACAGCACCTTCGACATGCGCAGCAATAGCCCGAGGCAAACCATGCGCAAAACTGTTGAGCGGCCAAGCTGGATGAAAGTCAAAAAAGATAATAAGCCAAGAGGTCCATGGTCTTGA
- a CDS encoding TonB-dependent hemoglobin/transferrin/lactoferrin family receptor: MTLSIFSSLTSSQANAAQENENELDTVVVDAENKHSLKNKGVLTDTVTTKDIQNKQVDNVNDISRLDPAINYNRQNDSFNIRGLDGNRVTTTIDGIPIPWLDDITRGVKGGSSAFDFASLSAIDIGKGSDSSIYGSGSLGGIVLMRTIDPEDLIKDNKNWGSITKGSYDSANRSWNINEAFAVKFNQTYMLLQGGYIGGKQRANNSDDGGYGVMRSMQNPENFTSKNYLFKIHQYINDQHRLGFTAERFDNDRDTWVLNQASAQFKPASTYQEQNRKRERYSASYDYYGSGDGWLDRARIIGYWQENSASSGTEQIRLTTPKGDFYRISNTQNRDYGLSFDAMKLLTFDNVTHTLRIAGNGSSSRFEQYTTGRDSCPPPPYRPPYMMCKFLLSDQSEIPTTRSTSWGISIEDEMAFLNNRLRITPGGRFDWFKHKPSTTKGFETNVFFHGYAAEVSDSHFSPKLRGEWDASENLMFYAQWAQSFRAPSSSELYLEFANPGIYHLYGNPNLKPEIGNGFDIGAKYTSNNWGGSLGLFSNYYKNFIGRKELGPSLMFPSGEAVYINRAKVRISGVEAKAYWQITSNWRTDFSLAYMEGKDRETDEYLNSIPPFKGTLGVGYSQEIWGADLRMTAAAKRNRVENKSDYAKAPGYAVFDISGWWRPTGEKGSKLQAGIYNIFNKTYWNALDLPSSANYKKVYYSEPGRNFKISFVQEF, translated from the coding sequence TTGACATTATCAATATTTTCTAGCTTAACCTCATCGCAAGCAAATGCAGCACAAGAAAATGAAAACGAGCTTGATACCGTTGTTGTCGATGCTGAAAACAAACACAGTTTGAAAAATAAGGGTGTTTTAACCGATACTGTTACCACTAAAGATATTCAAAACAAGCAAGTGGATAATGTCAACGACATTTCTCGGCTTGATCCAGCAATTAATTATAACCGCCAAAATGATAGTTTTAATATTCGCGGTCTTGATGGCAATCGTGTCACCACTACAATTGATGGCATTCCGATACCGTGGCTTGATGATATCACGCGCGGCGTTAAGGGCGGTTCATCAGCCTTTGACTTTGCTTCCCTATCGGCAATAGATATTGGTAAGGGATCAGATTCAAGTATTTACGGTTCTGGCTCGCTTGGCGGCATTGTGTTAATGCGCACCATAGACCCTGAGGATCTTATTAAAGACAATAAAAATTGGGGATCAATTACCAAAGGCAGTTACGATTCAGCCAATCGCAGTTGGAACATAAACGAAGCTTTTGCAGTTAAATTCAATCAAACTTACATGTTATTACAAGGCGGTTATATTGGCGGCAAGCAGCGTGCAAATAATAGCGATGACGGTGGTTATGGCGTAATGCGCAGCATGCAAAACCCAGAAAATTTCACTAGCAAAAATTACCTATTTAAAATCCACCAATATATTAATGATCAACACCGCTTAGGTTTTACCGCCGAGCGCTTTGACAATGACCGTGACACATGGGTGCTAAACCAAGCGAGCGCGCAATTTAAGCCTGCGAGCACTTATCAAGAGCAAAATCGCAAGCGTGAGCGTTATTCAGCTTCATATGATTATTATGGCAGTGGTGATGGTTGGTTAGATCGTGCCCGCATCATTGGCTATTGGCAAGAAAATAGTGCAAGTTCTGGAACCGAACAAATTCGACTAACCACACCCAAAGGTGATTTTTATCGAATTTCCAACACGCAAAATCGCGATTATGGCTTATCATTTGATGCAATGAAGCTATTAACATTTGACAATGTTACCCATACTTTGCGCATTGCCGGCAATGGTTCATCTTCGCGCTTTGAGCAATATACAACTGGTCGTGATAGTTGCCCACCACCACCTTATCGTCCACCCTATATGATGTGCAAATTTCTACTTAGCGACCAATCTGAAATACCAACTACCCGCTCAACAAGTTGGGGTATAAGTATTGAAGATGAAATGGCTTTTTTGAACAATCGCCTAAGAATTACCCCTGGCGGTCGGTTCGACTGGTTTAAACATAAGCCCTCAACCACAAAAGGCTTTGAAACCAACGTATTTTTCCATGGCTATGCAGCAGAGGTTAGCGATTCGCACTTTTCGCCAAAACTACGTGGCGAATGGGATGCTAGCGAAAACCTTATGTTTTATGCGCAGTGGGCACAAAGTTTTAGAGCGCCAAGTTCGTCAGAACTTTACTTAGAATTTGCCAATCCTGGCATTTACCACCTTTATGGCAACCCCAACTTGAAGCCTGAAATTGGTAATGGATTTGATATTGGTGCAAAATATACAAGTAACAACTGGGGTGGTTCACTTGGACTATTTAGCAATTATTATAAAAATTTTATCGGCCGCAAAGAACTTGGACCATCGCTTATGTTTCCAAGTGGTGAGGCTGTTTATATAAACCGCGCTAAGGTGCGTATTTCCGGCGTGGAAGCAAAAGCCTATTGGCAAATAACTTCCAATTGGCGCACAGATTTCAGCCTCGCTTATATGGAAGGCAAGGATCGCGAAACCGATGAATATTTAAATTCTATTCCACCATTTAAAGGAACGCTTGGTGTTGGCTATTCTCAAGAAATATGGGGCGCTGATTTAAGAATGACGGCAGCGGCAAAACGCAATCGAGTAGAAAACAAGTCGGATTACGCCAAAGCCCCCGGCTATGCCGTTTTTGATATTAGTGGTTGGTGGCGTCCTACTGGTGAAAAAGGCTCTAAATTGCAAGCAGGTATCTATAATATATTTAATAAAACCTATTGGAATGCACTCGATCTGCCATCAAGTGCTAACTATAAAAAGGTTTATTATAGTGAACCGGGACGTAATTTTAAAATTTCTTTTGTGCAAGAATTTTAG
- a CDS encoding RsmB/NOP family class I SAM-dependent RNA methyltransferase, whose protein sequence is MVLNNAKAQKNNNQKPKRDNSKSDRQPKVAGIAVRQAALRMLGAVIDKATSLDGLTDNEHGHPQYLALDMRDRSLVRAILGAALRNRGAIDNAIDQFVDRPLPQNASALKHLIHISAAQILYLDVPDHATINLAVTIAKFDPRLTRFSGLVNAILRRFTREKDAILQQDDVLSNVPLWFAQMLERDYGKEKAQEIIKAQAYEPPLDITASGDVNAIAQELGGEVLPFQSIRIAEVDCSIPELPGFAEGKWWVQDVAASLPARLMKAGKGQNIADLCAAPGGKTAQLANTGANVTAVDASKNRMKRLIANMARLNLNVATYNGELQDFKPEQPFDALLLDAPCSSTGTIRRHPDVLWTKSLDEIGRLADLQLQLLEKSIDLVKIGGTILFSNCSLSKREGERLVAKFLKNRTNVALVPFTVEELCQSFDNMSDAAKNIYADILTDEGYLRTTPADLPNENPKLSGMDGFFAARFKRLS, encoded by the coding sequence ATGGTCTTGAATAACGCCAAAGCGCAAAAAAACAATAATCAAAAACCTAAACGCGATAATAGTAAATCGGATCGCCAGCCCAAAGTGGCTGGCATCGCTGTTCGGCAAGCAGCTTTGCGTATGCTTGGTGCAGTGATTGACAAGGCAACCTCGCTTGATGGCTTAACCGATAATGAGCATGGCCACCCACAATATTTAGCGCTTGATATGCGTGACCGCTCTTTGGTACGAGCAATTTTGGGAGCCGCTTTAAGAAATCGCGGTGCCATTGATAATGCGATTGACCAATTTGTCGATAGGCCATTGCCGCAAAATGCCAGTGCGTTAAAGCATCTTATCCATATTAGTGCGGCGCAAATTCTTTATCTTGATGTACCAGATCATGCGACAATTAATCTTGCCGTAACAATTGCCAAATTTGATCCGCGCCTTACCCGTTTTTCTGGCCTAGTAAACGCTATTTTACGCCGCTTTACCCGCGAAAAAGATGCGATTTTACAACAAGATGATGTTCTATCCAATGTGCCTTTATGGTTTGCACAAATGCTTGAGCGCGATTACGGCAAGGAAAAAGCCCAAGAAATCATTAAGGCACAAGCTTATGAGCCGCCTTTAGACATCACAGCAAGCGGTGATGTTAACGCAATAGCACAAGAGCTTGGCGGTGAAGTACTGCCTTTTCAATCTATCCGAATTGCTGAGGTTGATTGCTCCATTCCAGAATTACCGGGCTTTGCCGAAGGTAAATGGTGGGTACAAGATGTTGCAGCAAGCCTCCCTGCCCGCTTAATGAAGGCAGGCAAAGGGCAAAATATTGCCGATTTATGTGCCGCCCCTGGTGGTAAAACCGCGCAGCTTGCCAATACGGGTGCCAATGTCACGGCGGTTGATGCATCTAAAAACCGGATGAAACGGCTCATTGCCAATATGGCGCGTTTAAACCTCAATGTTGCCACTTATAATGGCGAATTACAAGATTTCAAACCAGAACAGCCTTTTGATGCCCTATTGCTTGATGCGCCCTGCTCATCAACTGGTACGATTCGCCGCCATCCAGATGTTTTGTGGACAAAATCGCTTGATGAAATCGGACGACTTGCAGATTTACAATTGCAGCTGTTGGAAAAAAGCATCGATCTGGTTAAAATTGGCGGCACGATATTATTCTCCAACTGTTCTTTAAGCAAAAGAGAAGGCGAAAGACTGGTTGCTAAATTTTTAAAAAACCGCACTAATGTCGCGCTTGTTCCCTTCACAGTTGAAGAACTTTGCCAAAGTTTTGATAATATGTCCGATGCAGCTAAAAATATTTATGCAGATATTTTAACCGATGAAGGATACTTGCGCACGACGCCAGCCGATTTACCCAATGAAAATCCAAAATTAAGCGGCATGGACGGATTTTTTGCCGCCCGTTTCAAGCGTTTAAGTTAA
- the waaA gene encoding lipid IV(A) 3-deoxy-D-manno-octulosonic acid transferase, with protein MRNLRARLALSFYRGLGSSFRPFAPFYLSMRAARGKEELKRKRERLGKATQPRPLGPLIWLHSASVGETMALIPIVERILLMKINILLTTGTVASAKLADERFADRVIHQYAPLDIVSCTRRFLDYWKPDISIVCESEIWPVRIFELAKRKIPQIMLNAHLSERSYKSWKKRSRVAYEIFSKFDAVVCQTDDDARYFRDLGAARVSVSGNLKADVILPGKPAEIKRYKKAIGLRPVWAAISTHEGEEAMAAEVHKKLLKKHPGLLTIIVPRHVERAPEIARHFDDIGLTFASKAYDQMPTNETDILLGDTVGDMGLYLRLTQIAFVGKSLAGEGGHNPIEPAMSGAAILSGPNIQNFKETYQALMKNEAVQLVDDATMLAGYVHHLLERPDVRERMIESGRQTITQLSGARERCFEVLEKFLQPLTLAAQLSQADNMLNKRD; from the coding sequence ATGCGTAATTTAAGAGCAAGACTGGCATTATCATTTTATCGGGGCCTTGGCTCAAGCTTTCGCCCTTTTGCGCCTTTTTATCTGTCAATGCGCGCAGCTCGTGGCAAGGAAGAGCTAAAGCGTAAGCGCGAGCGGCTTGGCAAAGCGACACAACCACGCCCATTGGGGCCATTAATCTGGTTGCATTCGGCAAGCGTTGGCGAAACAATGGCGCTTATTCCAATTGTAGAACGTATATTATTGATGAAAATCAATATATTATTGACGACGGGAACAGTTGCATCGGCAAAACTGGCCGATGAGCGCTTTGCCGATAGGGTGATTCATCAATATGCACCACTTGACATTGTCTCTTGTACACGGCGGTTTTTAGACTATTGGAAGCCTGATATTTCCATTGTTTGCGAATCTGAAATTTGGCCAGTGCGTATTTTTGAGCTTGCTAAACGAAAAATTCCGCAAATCATGCTTAATGCCCATTTATCTGAGCGTTCTTATAAATCTTGGAAAAAGCGCTCACGCGTTGCTTATGAAATTTTTTCAAAATTTGATGCTGTGGTCTGCCAAACCGACGATGATGCACGATATTTCCGTGATCTTGGCGCGGCGCGTGTATCGGTATCGGGCAATTTAAAGGCCGATGTTATTTTGCCGGGTAAACCTGCCGAAATTAAACGCTACAAAAAGGCCATTGGCTTGCGCCCCGTTTGGGCAGCTATCTCAACCCATGAGGGGGAGGAGGCAATGGCGGCCGAAGTGCATAAAAAGCTATTGAAAAAACATCCTGGGCTTTTGACAATTATTGTGCCGCGCCATGTTGAAAGAGCGCCGGAAATTGCCCGCCATTTCGACGATATTGGTTTGACCTTTGCCAGTAAAGCCTATGACCAAATGCCAACAAATGAGACGGATATTTTGTTAGGTGATACGGTGGGTGATATGGGACTTTATTTGCGCCTTACCCAAATTGCTTTTGTTGGCAAATCCTTGGCAGGAGAGGGAGGGCATAACCCTATCGAACCTGCCATGAGCGGTGCAGCTATATTAAGTGGACCGAATATCCAAAATTTTAAGGAAACCTATCAGGCATTGATGAAAAATGAGGCGGTGCAATTGGTTGATGACGCGACTATGCTTGCAGGTTATGTTCATCATTTATTGGAACGGCCTGATGTGCGTGAGCGGATGATTGAATCTGGCCGCCAAACCATTACGCAATTAAGCGGGGCAAGAGAGCGTTGTTTTGAAGTATTGGAAAAATTTTTACAACCGCTAACTCTTGCTGCGCAATTAAGCCAAGCTGATAATATGTTGAATAAGCGGGATTAA
- the acs gene encoding acetate--CoA ligase yields the protein MTDKVYPVPSSIKKNTLLDADTYTKWYDESIKDPDTFWSRHGRRIDWYKPFTKVKNTSFKGRVSIKWYEDGVTNVSYNCIDRHLKSRADQVAIIWEGDNPYIDKKITYRELYDNVCRFANVLKKRGVKKGDRVTIYLPMIPELAYAMLACARIGAIHSVVFAGFSPEALAGRLVDCESTFVITADQGVRGGKPIHLKENVDLAIDIAARQYTIVNQVLVVRRTGGKIGWAPGRDIWYHEEMVDVKGDCPPAKMKAEDPLFILYTSGSTGKPKGVLHTTGGYLVYASMTHEYVFDYHPNEVYWCTADAGWITGHSYLVYGPLCNGATTLMFEGVPNFPDNARFWEVVDKHKVNIFYTAPTAIRSLMGAGDEFVTRSRRTSLRILGTVGEPINPEVWEWYYNVVGDGRCPVIDTWWQTETGGHMITPLPGATDLKPGSATKPFFGVKLDIVDAEGNVLEGAGEGNLCISDSWPGQMRSIYKDHERFVETYFSTYKGKYFSGDGCRRDADGYYWLTGRVDDVLNVSGHRLGTAEVESALVSDHSVAEAAVVGFPHAIKGQGIYCYVSLMEGIEPTDALRQELIQHVRKDIGPIATPDKIQFAPGLPKTRSGKIMRRILRKIAENEFDNLGDTSTLADPGVVDDLIAGRKIIG from the coding sequence ATGACCGATAAAGTTTATCCCGTGCCTTCAAGCATAAAGAAAAATACTTTGCTTGATGCGGATACTTATACCAAATGGTATGACGAGAGTATCAAAGATCCAGATACATTCTGGTCACGCCATGGTCGCAGGATAGATTGGTATAAGCCATTCACTAAAGTTAAAAATACCAGTTTTAAAGGTCGTGTATCGATTAAATGGTATGAAGATGGTGTTACCAATGTCAGCTATAATTGTATTGATCGTCATTTAAAAAGCCGAGCTGATCAAGTGGCAATTATTTGGGAAGGGGACAATCCCTATATTGATAAAAAAATCACCTATCGCGAACTTTATGACAATGTTTGCCGCTTTGCCAATGTATTGAAAAAGCGTGGCGTTAAAAAAGGCGATCGCGTTACCATATATTTGCCGATGATTCCAGAGCTTGCCTATGCGATGCTGGCTTGCGCGCGTATTGGTGCGATTCACTCAGTCGTATTTGCTGGTTTCTCGCCAGAAGCTTTGGCTGGCCGTTTGGTGGATTGTGAATCTACATTTGTAATTACAGCAGATCAGGGTGTACGCGGTGGTAAGCCAATTCATTTGAAAGAAAATGTTGATCTGGCTATTGATATTGCTGCACGCCAATATACCATTGTCAATCAAGTGTTAGTGGTACGCCGAACCGGTGGTAAAATTGGTTGGGCGCCAGGCCGCGATATCTGGTATCACGAAGAAATGGTTGATGTGAAGGGTGATTGTCCGCCAGCTAAGATGAAGGCGGAAGATCCATTATTCATTCTTTATACATCAGGCTCAACTGGTAAGCCAAAAGGTGTGTTGCATACCACTGGTGGTTATCTTGTTTATGCCTCTATGACCCATGAATATGTTTTTGATTATCACCCGAATGAAGTTTACTGGTGTACCGCTGACGCTGGTTGGATTACGGGGCACTCTTATCTTGTTTATGGGCCATTATGTAACGGTGCCACAACCTTAATGTTTGAAGGTGTTCCCAATTTTCCGGATAATGCTCGTTTTTGGGAAGTGGTGGATAAGCATAAGGTCAATATTTTTTATACGGCGCCAACGGCAATTCGCTCGCTAATGGGGGCAGGGGATGAGTTTGTTACCCGTTCACGGCGGACAAGCCTGCGTATTCTTGGTACTGTCGGCGAGCCAATCAATCCAGAAGTTTGGGAATGGTATTATAATGTGGTTGGTGATGGTCGTTGTCCGGTAATTGACACGTGGTGGCAAACAGAAACTGGTGGCCATATGATTACGCCATTACCGGGGGCAACCGACCTTAAACCCGGTTCAGCAACCAAGCCGTTCTTTGGCGTGAAGCTTGATATTGTTGACGCGGAAGGCAATGTTCTTGAGGGGGCGGGTGAAGGTAATCTTTGTATCTCCGATTCTTGGCCGGGACAAATGCGTAGCATTTATAAAGATCATGAGCGTTTTGTCGAAACCTATTTTTCCACCTATAAAGGAAAATATTTTTCGGGCGATGGCTGTCGGCGCGATGCAGATGGCTATTATTGGCTAACTGGCCGTGTGGATGATGTGCTTAACGTGTCTGGTCACCGCCTTGGTACCGCAGAGGTGGAGTCGGCACTGGTTTCAGATCACTCGGTGGCAGAAGCAGCAGTTGTTGGTTTCCCCCATGCTATCAAAGGCCAAGGCATTTATTGCTATGTGTCCTTGATGGAGGGTATTGAGCCAACCGATGCGCTACGCCAAGAGCTTATCCAGCATGTGCGCAAAGATATTGGGCCAATTGCAACACCCGATAAAATCCAGTTTGCACCCGGTTTGCCCAAAACCCGTTCAGGTAAAATTATGCGGCGTATCTTGCGCAAGATTGCTGAGAATGAATTTGACAATCTTGGCGATACGTCAACTCTCGCAGATCCCGGCGTAGTTGATGATTTGATTGCAGGGCGTAAAATAATCGGCTAG
- the lpxK gene encoding tetraacyldisaccharide 4'-kinase, whose amino-acid sequence MQAPKFWWQNNSLSSFLLSPFAWVYGYFAARKMQNHSAPKVDVPVLCIGNFTLGGAGKTPVAISLAKTAKTMGLKPGIVTRGHGGSVQNVHIVDIDKDHATKVGDEPLLLARHALVAVCQDRFLAAQILVEQGCDIILMDDGFQSRKLLPNISLLVVDALRGIGNGAVFPSGPLRAPLATQLAFTDKILIIGNRAAQFDKTVFLPIDDGQITHAKLQPTSSVDLKDKKLLAFAGIGNPDKFFESVNELGGIIVEKRIFADHHFFNASEVKNIAVEAKTKDLMLVTTAKDYVRLKDQDFSVNLENLIIVDVEVVFNQTDYGQNLLVETIKSFKIH is encoded by the coding sequence GTGCAGGCACCAAAATTCTGGTGGCAGAATAACAGCCTTTCAAGCTTTTTACTAAGCCCCTTTGCTTGGGTCTATGGTTATTTTGCGGCTAGAAAAATGCAAAATCATTCCGCGCCAAAGGTTGATGTGCCGGTTTTATGTATTGGCAATTTTACTCTTGGCGGAGCTGGTAAAACACCCGTAGCGATAAGCCTTGCAAAGACGGCAAAAACTATGGGGCTAAAACCGGGCATTGTGACGCGCGGCCATGGCGGTTCGGTACAAAATGTCCATATTGTTGATATTGATAAAGATCACGCAACAAAGGTCGGCGATGAGCCCTTATTATTAGCGCGTCATGCTCTTGTTGCGGTTTGTCAAGATCGCTTCCTTGCGGCACAAATTTTGGTAGAACAAGGCTGTGATATCATTTTAATGGATGATGGTTTTCAAAGCCGTAAATTATTGCCTAATATAAGCCTATTGGTGGTTGATGCATTGCGCGGCATTGGCAATGGCGCTGTTTTTCCCTCCGGCCCCTTACGTGCGCCGCTTGCAACGCAATTGGCATTTACCGATAAAATTCTTATTATCGGCAATAGAGCAGCGCAATTTGATAAAACTGTTTTTTTACCAATAGATGATGGGCAGATAACTCATGCTAAATTACAACCAACAAGCAGTGTCGATTTAAAGGATAAAAAATTGTTAGCCTTTGCCGGAATTGGTAATCCGGACAAATTTTTTGAAAGTGTAAATGAGCTTGGCGGCATTATTGTTGAAAAGCGTATTTTTGCTGACCATCATTTTTTTAACGCTAGCGAAGTGAAAAATATTGCTGTTGAGGCAAAGACCAAAGATCTTATGCTGGTTACCACCGCTAAAGATTATGTGCGTTTAAAAGATCAAGATTTTTCTGTAAACTTAGAAAATTTGATTATTGTTGATGTTGAAGTGGTTTTTAACCAAACCGATTATGGTCAAAATTTATTGGTTGAAACGATTAAAAGTTTTAAAATCCACTAA